The window ACTTTCAATATCCGGTCGAACAGGCCGGCATCGTTACAGCGCATCTGAAATTCCCGACGTGGTGCCAGAGCAATGGGCAGGAATATTCAGACTGGTACAAAGCCAAAGCGGGCTACCGCGATGAAGCCAACATCTACGATTAACGATACTCTTCTTTCAGTTTATCGGCGAATACTTTTTTGAGCTTTTCGATCTTGGGATCGATCACGTACGTACAATAGGGTTGTGACCCGTTGAGGTTGTAATACTCTTGGTGGTAATCTTCCGCCACGGAAAAGGCCTCGAATTCCGAGATCTCGGTCACGATCGGATTCGGATAAACCTGTTCGTCGTTCAACTTTTTCTTGTAGAATTCGGCTTTGGCGCGTTGCTCCTCGTTGTGGTAGAAAATGACGCTGCGGTACTGCGTGCCTACATCGGCGCCTTGACGATTCAGGGTAGTGGGATCATGCGTTTGCCAAAACACCTCAAGGAGTTCGTCGAAGGTGATGACCGTTGGGTCGTAAGTGAGCTGAATGACCTCGGCATGGCCCGTACGACCCAATGTTACTTCGCGATAGGTTGGATTTTTAACCTTGCCACCGCTATACCCGCTGCGTACGCTTTCTACCCCTTCCAGGCGTTGAAAAACGGCTTCTACACACCAAAAACACCCGGCTCCAAAAGTGGCCGTCTCCAAGGTTCCGCTGTGCTTTTCCACTGATTCACTTTCCATTGGTTCGATATTGCTAAACACGGGCTCCGTCGGTGAGTTGGTGCGGCCACAAGCCGATAAACTCACGACCAGTGCGCCGAGTATTCCCATCCATTTTTTCATAGTCATGTGCATTTTACACCAAAACTAGTGCCTTGCGGCACGATGCTTGGTCGCCTTGCAGACAAAGAACACTTACGGGATGTTAATGTTTGTTAACGGGTTCTCAACAAAAAGGGCCAATCGAAGCTGTAGGTGACCTCGGGGTAGAAGGGAAGGTAGTTACCGTCGCTATCGAGCATGGCGCCGATTCCTATGGATAAGCGCCGACTTTTCTTCTCTTGTTTCCACTCCCGGGTGAGTCCGGCCATGACCATCGGGCCCACGGGAAGTTCTTCAATATCCAAATCGATCCAATCCGTCTCGATGAAATGCCTGTAGCCCACCCATGCTTGAGAGTAATAGCGGGTGAATCCGCGTTTTCGCTTGCTGCCCTTTCGGAAATTTTGATTCCGTTTGAAGGTGTAGCTCATCCGCCCGTAGGGCGCATATCCCATTCCGTAGAATCCGGCTCCACCCGAGACCGACCAGCGTTCTTTGTGGTGGTAACGCAAGTTTACTCCGGGTACCGATCCCATGACACCGATCTCTACTCCGCCCGAGAAATAACTCCACCCGTGCACATTGGCCGTAGTATTGGTACCACCACCCTGTGCCAGGAGTTTCATCGGCATAAAAAGTCCGGCTAACGCTAATGCTATAGCTACATGCTTAATTACTTGACCAATTTTTTGTACTTGATCCGCTTAGGACCTTCATCACCCAAACGTTTTTTCTTATTCTCTTCGTACTCGCTGTAACCTCCTTCGAAGAAATACACCTGCGAATCACCCTCGAAAGCGAGGATGTGCGTACAAATACGATCGAGAAACCAACGGTCGTGCGAGATGACCACGGCACAACCCGCAAAGTTCTCGAGACCTTCTTCCAAGGCGCGAAGCGTGTTCACGTCGAGGTCGTTGGTCGGCTCATCGAGCAGCAATACGTTTCCTTCTTCTTTTAGCGTCATGGCCAGGTGAAGGCGATTGCGCTCACCACCCGACAGCACGCCTACCTTTTTGCTTTGATCGGCACCGCTGAAATTGAAACGACTCACGTAAGCCCGTGAATTGATGCTGCGTCCGCCCACCTCAATGATTTCGTTTCCACCACTGATGTTCTCCCAAATACTCTTCTCGGGGTCTACCACGGCGTGCTGCTGGTCTACGTAGGCCACCTTCACGGTCTCGCCCATGTCGAACGATCCACTGTCCGGCGTTTCTTGACCCATGATCATACGGAAGATGGTCGATTTTCCGGCTCCGTTTGGACCTATGATCCCAACGATACCGGCCGGTGGCAACACGAAGTTTAGATCCTCATAGAGTAATTTATCGCCAAAGGCCTTGCGCACGTTTTTGGCTTCGATGACTTTGTTCCCGAGGCGTGGCCCGGGTGGAATAAAGATCTCTAGTTTCTCTTCTTTGCCTTTAGTTCCCTCTTCGAGGAGTTTGTCGTAGTTGCTCAAACGCGCCTTGTTTTTGGCTTGTCGGCCTTTAGGGCTCATGCGTACCCACTCGAGCTCTCGCTCTAGGGTTTTGCGTTGCTTGCTCTCTTGTTTTTCTTCTTGCTCCAAGCGCTTGGCCTTTTGATCGAGCCAGTTGCTGTAGTTCCCTTTCCATGGAATACCTTCACCTCGGTCGAGTTCGAGGATCCAACCCGCAACATTGTCCAGGAAGTAACGGTCGTGCGTTACGGCTATAACGGTTCCTTCATAGCGCTGTAAGTGCTGCTCGAGCCAGTCGACCGACTCGGCATCCAAGTGGTTGGTAGGTTCATCGAGAAGTAAGATGTCGGGTTGCTGTAATAGCAGACGGCATAGGGCAACGCGGCGGCGTTCACCACCCGATAGGTTCTTGATCGGCGTATCGCCTTCCGGTGTGCGTAGAGCGTCCATGGCTCTATTTAGCTTGGTTTCCAGCTCCCAGCCTTCGGCGACTTCGATCTTGTCTTGCAATTCAGCCTGGCGATCGATGAGCTTTTGCATTTTGTCCGGATCTTCCATCACGTCCGAATCCATAAAGGCCTCGTTCACTTTCTCGTATTCGTTCAACACGTCTACGATCTCTTGCATTCCTTCCTTCACGACCTCCATGACGGTCTTGTTGTCGTCGAGCTCGGGTTCCTGCGGAAGGTAGCCAACGCTATATCCGACCGAAAAATGCACCTCACCTTGATAGGCCTCATCGACACCGGCGATGACCTTTAAAAGAGATGATTTACCAGAGCCGTTGAGACCGAGGATTCCGATCTTGGCACCGTAGAAGAAACTGAGGTATATGTCCTTGAGGACCTGCTTGTTATTCTGGTAGCTCTTGCTCACATTGACCATCGAAAAGATGATCTTTTTATCGTCGCTCATACTGTTAGGATTTGGGTCGGCAATATCGCAAATATTCACTTGCCAATTAAGCCAGATTCGCGAGAAACGCGACAACGCAAACAACCTTTTCCGCGTTTGTACATCTTTCTCAATAAGTCTCCAAGTTCCTGAGAGAAAAAGCCGCCCTTACAAATGCTTTTTGAGGAACTCAACCGTTTGTACCTTTGTGTCCGTGAAAAGAATTCTCTTCGCTTTGATCTTGTTTTCTCTTGTTCCCTCGGCCTACGGCCAGATTGGGACGATCGAGCTATCGGGTCAGGTTTTGAGTCGGGAGACCTTTAAGCCTCTTCCTTTGATCAACGTGATCAATCTGCGCGATAGAACCGGTACGGTAACCAATAAGGAAGGGAAATTCAAACTTCGCGTTCGGACCAGCGATACGGTTATTCTCTCTAGTGTGGATCATATTCGGGATACACTCACCTTTGACCACCTAAGCTCCAAGCAGCATTTCGTTCAAATTCTGCTGACGCCAAAAGTGTATGTCCTGCGCGAGGTCGAGGTAGGGGAGTTGGGAAATTACGATAAGCTCAAGAACCAGATCCTGGAATGGGAGCGCAACAAAAAAAGAACTGCTCGCGCATTTATCGAAGAACCTGAGCCGATACGAACCGAAGCACCTGAGAAAATTCCCGCGACATGGTCGAGCCCATTCGATATGTTGTACGAAACATTCGGAAAACGGCCTCAGCAGCTTAGGAAACTGGCTGAACTAGAACGACGCGATGCCTACGAGGCGGCTGTGCAATACCGTTTTACTCCCTATGTGGTGAATTCATTGACCGGATTGGAAGGCGATGAACTGGTGAAGTTCATGCAGCGATGCCGGTTTAGTTACGAGTTTATCTTTACTTCTTCGGATTACGAGTTTTATATGGCCATACTCGATTACTACAATGCCTACGAAAGCGACAAGGCTCGGCGCGAACAAGATTACGTCGATTATTGAACCATAGACCCCAACAAAGGTTTTTAAGCCCATGAAGAGTTTCGACATACCTACTTTCTACCGATCACCCATTATTGGACCGATCAAAGAAGCGCGCAAGATCACCGACCCTCGAAAGAAGGACTTTACACCTACCGTTCTCGATTTCGGCACGGTCAAATTTGTGATCGCGCGTCATTTTGGGTTTTGTTACGGTGTGGAAAACGCCATTGAGATTTCATACAGAGCGATCGAGGAAAACCCCGGCAAGCGTATCTTTTTGCTAAGCCAAATGATCCACAATCAGGAGGTCAATGCCGATCTCGAATCGCACGGTCTGCGGTTTATACAAGATACTCTGGGTAACCAGCTCATTCCCTGGGATGAGATTACCTCAAAGGATATTGTGATCGTGCCGGCTTTTGGAACCACCCTAGAGATTGAGGCCGTATTGAAAGAGAAGGGCATTGAAACTACCACTTACGATACTACTTGCCCGTTCGTGACCCGAGTATGGAAGCGAGCCGATAAGCTCAGTGAGCAGGATTATTCGCTCATTATTCACGGGAAGCACCGGCACGAAGAAACCCGCGCAACCTTTAGTCACAGCAGCGAAAAGGCTCCGACTTTGGTGATCAAAGACATGGAGGAGGCCAAGGTATTGGGAGCAATCATGAAAGGGGAGAAGCCTCTGGAGGAATTCTACACCTACTTCGAAGATCGATACAGCGAGGACTTTGACCCGGAAAAGCATTTAGCTCGATTCGGCGTAATCAACCAAACGACCATGTTGGCTACCGAAACGCAGGTCATTACCGACTATTTGAAAGGCGTGGCTCAGTGCAAATTCGGTGAAGAGAACATTCGCGATCACGTAGCCGATACGCGTGATACGCTCTGTTATGCCACTAATGACAATCAAGAGAGCGCTTATGGTTTGCTGAAGCACTCGGCGGACATTGCCGTAGTCGTGGGCGGTTACAACAGTTCGAATACGAGTCACTTGGTGGAGCTCTGCGAAGAAAAGCTCAGCACCTTCTTCATTAATTCCGAAAAGGAGATCGAAGGAGCACAAAGTGTTCATCACTTCGATCTTCAGAAGAAAGAGCGGGTGCATAGTAGTTCATTCTTGCCCAAAACGAATGGTGTGCCTGACATCATTTTAACGAGTGGGGCGAGTTGTCCGGACGCGATCGTGGACCGCGTAATGATGCGTATTTTAGAATTTTATCCCGGTCATCGGGATCCGGCCGAGGTGGTCGAGGAGATCACTCGAGCTTCGGAAGACTCTTAAGAAAATTGTACTTCTTGTTTTCGTGATCGAGGGTGCAATAGTAGTGCTCGAGTCCGTTCGTCACCGCTAAATACGGCACGTTCAATGTTAGGTTGTAGCGAGCGATTTGGTCGAAGGTGTCTTGAGTGATTTTCACCGATGGTCGTTTACATTCTACGATGAGTATGGGAGCTCCATACTGATCAAAATAGACGGCGTCGCAGCGCCGAGCCATTCGATTGACTTCGATCGAAAATTCGATAGCCACCCTTCCGGCCGCGAGGCCGCAATCCTTAATTAGGTAGTGAACAAAGTGTTGGCGAACCCACTCTTCCGGGGTCAATATGATATATTTGTTCCGGACGGGATCGAGGATCTCGGTTGAGCCGTTGGGCCGTTTTCGCAGCTTGAACGGGTAAGGCGGAAGATTGAGCTCTTGCATGAGCGTAAAGGTAGAATTATGAAGAATAAAGAAGATATAATTAAGAACTGGCTTCCTCGGTATACGGGGTTGGAGCTCGAGCAATTTGGTCCGTATATTTTGCTGACGAATTTCGACAACTACGTGAGCTTGTTTGCGGAAATGACCGGTGCAACGGTGACCGGGCTCGATAAGGCCATGCCGAGCACTACAGCGGACGGAATCACTATGATCAACTTTGGAATGGGAAGTCCGAATGCGGCAACCATGATGGATCTATTGGGAGCCATTGATCCGAAAGGAGTGCTGTTCCTCGGGAAGTGTGGAGGACTTAAAAAGAAGAATGAGCTGGGTGACTTGATCCTTCCCATCGCGGCGATTCGGGGGGAGGGAACCTCGAATGATTTTTTTCCGCCCGAAGTTCCGGCTCTTCCGGCCTTTAGCCTTCAGAAAGCTGTTTCGACGACGATCAGGAACCACAACCTCGATTATTGGACGGGCACGGTGTATACGACGAACCGACGCGTTTGGGAGCACGACACCAAGTTCAAAAAGTACTTGCGCAAGACCAGGGCCATGGCCATTGATATGGAAACGGCTACCTTGTTCAGCGTAGGGTTTTGCAATGAAATTCCGACAGGTGCTCTGTTACTCGTGAGCGATCAGCCCATGATCCCTCAAGGGGTGAAGACCGAAGAAAGCGACAAAAAAGTAACCGGATCATTCGTTCGCGAGCATGTTCAGATCGGAATCGATGCGCTGAACGAGATCAAGAACGAAGGATTGACCGTTAAACACCTGCGCTACTGATGGATCAATTCAATCAGATCGTTCATGACCTTAAAGCGGGTAAGTATGCACCTATTTACTTTCTGATGGGCGATGAACCGTTCTTTATCGACGAAGTGGTTCGCTACATTGAAGATCACGCGTTGGAGGAGAGTGAGCGCAGTTTCAATCAAAGTGTTTTATACGGTAAAGAGACCGACATAGATACAGTGGTAACAGAGGCCAAGCGATTTCCCATGATGGCCGAGCGCCAGGTGGTGATTCTCAAGGAGGCCCAGCACTTGCGGAAGTGGGACGCATTAGAACATTATGTAGAGCAACCCCAGTCGACAACGGTGTTGGTCATTGCCCATAAGTACAAGAGCTTTGACAAGCGAAAAGCCTTGTTCAAGAAATTGACAAAGAGCGCGGCCGTGGTGATGGAGTCGAAGCAGATGTACGACGACAAAGTACCTGGCTGGGTGGAGCAGCGCGTTCATCAGATGGGATTCTCGATTTCGTTCAAAGCTGCGGCGTTGCTGGTCGAGTTTTTGGGGAACGACCTTGGGAAGATATCCAAGGAGCTCGAAAAGTTGGCCATATTGCTCAAGCCCGGTCAGGAGATCACTCCGACCGTTATCGAAGAAAACATCGGCATAAGCAAGGACTACAACAACTACGAACTTCAGAACGCCCTTGGGGCGGGTGACGTGGTAAAATCGAATCGCATTATCGATTATTTTGCGGCGGATCCGGGGCATCATCCCGTGGTGTTGACCTTGGGGGTGTTGTATAATTTCTTTTCGAAGTTGTTGATCTACCACAGTTTGAAGGATAGGAGCAAGGGAGCCGTTGCGAGCGCATTGAAGGTAAACCCTTATTTCGTGAGTCAGTACCAACAGGCGGCCCAGCGTTATCCGTTGAGGAAATCGGCCCGGATCATCGGGTATTTGCGCGAGACCGATGTTCGATCAAAAGGGGTTGGTAATGTGAGCACGGACCCGCATGATCTCTTGCGTGAACTCGTGTTCAAGATCTTACACTGACCGCGGTGATGAGAATCTACCCGTAGGGTAAAATCATAATGCTTATCTTAGTGCTCTTGCTGAAATTGGACTATGGTTAATAGATTGCTACGAAACGGTATCCTGACCGTTGGGCTCGTTCTTTTGTCACTCTTCGCCCAGGCACAGGATTACGGAACACTCCGTGGATTAGTATACGAAAGGGAAACCGGGGAGCCGGTGATGTTCGCCAACGTGATTCTCGAGGGAACCACTTTTGGGGCTTCGACGAATATCGATGGTTTCTTCACGATCCCGAAGATTCCGGTTGGGACCTACACGGCGTTGGGACTCTTTATTGGATATGACTCAGCTGCGGTTGAGGTGACCATAGAGAAAGACAAGATCACGTCAGAAAAATTCTACTTGGTTGAATCGAGCGTTCAGCTAACTACGGTTGAGGTATCGGCCGAGCGTCAGGAGATGAAGACCGAGGTGCGTACTTCGGTGAATAAAGTCACGGCGAAGGAAATCGAGACCATGCCGGCAGTTGGTGGGGAACCCGATTTAGCTCAGTATCTACAGGTGTTGCCTGGGGTGATTTTTACGGGAGACCAAGGGGGACAGCTGTATATCCGTGGTGGAGCTCCGGTTCAGAACCTGACCTTGCTGGACGGAATGGTGATTTACAATCCATTTCACTCGATCGGATTCTTCTCTGTTTTCGATACCGATATCATTCGTAATGCCGACGTGTACACCGGTAGTATGCCGGCGGAATACGGCGGACGTACTTCATCGACCATGGACGTAAGCATTCGCGATGGAAACAAGAACCGCCTTGCCGGTCGCGTGGGTGCGAGTACGTTTGCGACCAAGCTGATGTTAGAAGGTCCTCTGCGTAACAACGAAAAGGGAAGCACTACTTTCTTAGTGAGTGCCAAGCACAGCTATCTGGAAGAAACCGGCAAGTTACTCTATGACTATGCTTCTGAAGACGGTTTGCCCTTTGGGTTCACCGATATTTACGGAAAAATCAGCTCGAGTAACAGTACGGGGTCCAAGTTCAACCTTTTTGGATTTAACTTCACCGATCGTGTGAACTACGAAGGTGTTCAGGAGATGAACTGGAACAGCTACGGTGCTGGATCGAACTTTGTATTGGTTCCGGCCGCATCGCCTTTCTTGATGCAGGGAGATTTCAGTTTCTCGAACTACGCGATCGAGCTGGACGAAGGCGATGGCTTGCCACGTACGAGTGAAGTGGGTGGATTTAATCTTGGCCTGGACTTCACCTATTTCTTGCCGAACGAAAAGCAGCTCGAGTACGGACTCGATATACAGGGATTCAACACCGACTTCATCTTTTACAACAGCTTGGGCCGTAAGATAGAGCAGCGTCAGAGTACTACGGAGCTCGCGGGATTCTTAAAGTACAAGTGGAATACGGATCGATGGGTTTGGGACCTAGGATTCCGACTCCATTACTACGCTTCGCTCAGCGCAGCGAGCCCCGAGCCGCGTGTTGGCGTTAAGTACAATGCTACTGAGCGCTTGCGGATCAAGGCGAGTGCCGGACTTTTCAGCCAAAACTTGATCGCTGCGAACAGCGACCGGGACGTAGTGAACTTGTTCTATGGCTTCTTGAGCGGATCGGACAACATTCCCGATGAGTTCCGCGGTGAAGAGATCAACAACCCGCTTCAAAAGGGTCGTCACGTAATTCTCGGGTTTGAATTTGACTTGGCTGAAAAGATCGATTTGAATGTTGAAGGATACGTCAAGGACTTCAACCAAATGACCAACATCAACCGCAAAAAGATCTACGATGACAACGCGGCCAACTCTGACAAGCCTGAATACTTGCGGAAAGATTTCATCATTGAAACCGGTTTGGCTCGCGGTATCGATATGACCTTGAAGTATTCGAGCAAGCACGTGTACTTGTGGTTCGTATACAGCTTGGGTAAGGTGACGCGTACCGATGAATTCCAGACTTATCCGCCGAACTTCGATCGCCGCCACAACATTAACATCGTAGGAACTTACCGATGGGGTGAGGACTTGGCATGGGAAGTGAACGGTCGTTGGAACTTCGGGTCGGGATTTCCATTTACTCAGACTGCCGGATTCTACGAATTATTGGATTTCGAGGACGGAATCAACACCGATCCGACGAATACGAACGGTGAATTGGGCATCGTATACGACGATCTCAATGGCGGACGATTGCCCACCTACCACCGTCTGGACTTGGGTGTGAAACGCACTTGGGAATGGGGTAATTACAATAAGCTTGAGGCAGTTATAAGCGTTACCAACGCCTACGATCGTCAGAACATTTTCTATTTCGACCGTATCGAATATGAACGTGTAGATCAAGTGCCGATTCTACCTAGTCTTGGATTTACCTACTCGTTCTAATTGCGTAGCTTTGTACGCGGTTTTCAAGAACACTTCTAAACCGCGGGTATGTCGAGCACCAAGTACATTTTTGTCACCGGTGGGGTGACCAGTTCTTTAGGTAAAGGAATCATTTCAGCCTCGTTGGCCAACCTACTTCAAGCACGAGGTTATTCGGTCACCATTCAGAAATTCGATCCCTACATCAACGTAGATCCGGGAACACTAAATCCGTACGAGCACGGCGAGTGCTATGTAACGGACGACGGTGCCGAAACGGATCTCGACCTGGGACACTACGAGCGCTTTTTAAATCGACCGACATCACAGGCGAATAACGTGACCACGGGTCGCATTTATCAGAGTGTGATCGATAAGGAGCGAAAAGGGGAGTACCTCGGTAAAACCGTGCAGGTGATCCCACACATTACCGATGAGATCAAGCACCGCATGATGTTGCTCGGCAAATCGGGCGATTACGAGATCGTTATCACCGAAATTGGAGGTACCGTGGGTGACATTGAGTCACTTCCTTACATCGAAGCCGTTCGTCAGTTGACCTGGGAATTGGGCGACAATTGCATGGTGATCCACCTTACCTTGATCCCGTACTTGGCAGCTACAGGAGAGCTCAAGACAAAGCCCACTCAGCACTCTGTGAAATTGCTACAAGAGTCGGGAGTTCAGCCACAGATTTTGGTTTGCCGCACCGAGCATAAACTGTCCGAAGAGATCCGGAACAAGCTGGCTCTTTTCTGCAATGTGAAAAAGGAAGCCGTGATCGAGTCGATCGACGCAGATACCATATACGACGTGCCTTTGTTGATGCAGGAAGAGCGATTAGATGAGGTCGTTTTGAAGCGATTGAACCTGCCGAGCTCAACGCGCCCTGATATGCGCGACTGGAAGAATTTCTTGCACAAGCTCAAGAATCCGGATAGCGAAGTCAAGATCGGATTAGTCGGTAAATACGTAGAGCTCAAAGACGCCTACAAATCGATCGCAGAGGCTTTGATCCACTCCGGTTCAGCCAACGAATGCAAGGTGAATGTGCGCTGGATCCATTCGGAGTACCTCGATGGTGAAAATGTGCCAATTCGTCTG is drawn from Flavobacteriales bacterium and contains these coding sequences:
- the msrA gene encoding peptide-methionine (S)-S-oxide reductase MsrA — protein: MHMTMKKWMGILGALVVSLSACGRTNSPTEPVFSNIEPMESESVEKHSGTLETATFGAGCFWCVEAVFQRLEGVESVRSGYSGGKVKNPTYREVTLGRTGHAEVIQLTYDPTVITFDELLEVFWQTHDPTTLNRQGADVGTQYRSVIFYHNEEQRAKAEFYKKKLNDEQVYPNPIVTEISEFEAFSVAEDYHQEYYNLNGSQPYCTYVIDPKIEKLKKVFADKLKEEYR
- the ettA gene encoding energy-dependent translational throttle protein EttA, producing MSDDKKIIFSMVNVSKSYQNNKQVLKDIYLSFFYGAKIGILGLNGSGKSSLLKVIAGVDEAYQGEVHFSVGYSVGYLPQEPELDDNKTVMEVVKEGMQEIVDVLNEYEKVNEAFMDSDVMEDPDKMQKLIDRQAELQDKIEVAEGWELETKLNRAMDALRTPEGDTPIKNLSGGERRRVALCRLLLQQPDILLLDEPTNHLDAESVDWLEQHLQRYEGTVIAVTHDRYFLDNVAGWILELDRGEGIPWKGNYSNWLDQKAKRLEQEEKQESKQRKTLERELEWVRMSPKGRQAKNKARLSNYDKLLEEGTKGKEEKLEIFIPPGPRLGNKVIEAKNVRKAFGDKLLYEDLNFVLPPAGIVGIIGPNGAGKSTIFRMIMGQETPDSGSFDMGETVKVAYVDQQHAVVDPEKSIWENISGGNEIIEVGGRSINSRAYVSRFNFSGADQSKKVGVLSGGERNRLHLAMTLKEEGNVLLLDEPTNDLDVNTLRALEEGLENFAGCAVVISHDRWFLDRICTHILAFEGDSQVYFFEGGYSEYEENKKKRLGDEGPKRIKYKKLVK
- a CDS encoding carboxypeptidase-like regulatory domain-containing protein — encoded protein: MKRILFALILFSLVPSAYGQIGTIELSGQVLSRETFKPLPLINVINLRDRTGTVTNKEGKFKLRVRTSDTVILSSVDHIRDTLTFDHLSSKQHFVQILLTPKVYVLREVEVGELGNYDKLKNQILEWERNKKRTARAFIEEPEPIRTEAPEKIPATWSSPFDMLYETFGKRPQQLRKLAELERRDAYEAAVQYRFTPYVVNSLTGLEGDELVKFMQRCRFSYEFIFTSSDYEFYMAILDYYNAYESDKARREQDYVDY
- a CDS encoding 4-hydroxy-3-methylbut-2-enyl diphosphate reductase, which produces MKSFDIPTFYRSPIIGPIKEARKITDPRKKDFTPTVLDFGTVKFVIARHFGFCYGVENAIEISYRAIEENPGKRIFLLSQMIHNQEVNADLESHGLRFIQDTLGNQLIPWDEITSKDIVIVPAFGTTLEIEAVLKEKGIETTTYDTTCPFVTRVWKRADKLSEQDYSLIIHGKHRHEETRATFSHSSEKAPTLVIKDMEEAKVLGAIMKGEKPLEEFYTYFEDRYSEDFDPEKHLARFGVINQTTMLATETQVITDYLKGVAQCKFGEENIRDHVADTRDTLCYATNDNQESAYGLLKHSADIAVVVGGYNSSNTSHLVELCEEKLSTFFINSEKEIEGAQSVHHFDLQKKERVHSSSFLPKTNGVPDIILTSGASCPDAIVDRVMMRILEFYPGHRDPAEVVEEITRASEDS
- a CDS encoding type I restriction enzyme HsdR N-terminal domain-containing protein, whose product is MQELNLPPYPFKLRKRPNGSTEILDPVRNKYIILTPEEWVRQHFVHYLIKDCGLAAGRVAIEFSIEVNRMARRCDAVYFDQYGAPILIVECKRPSVKITQDTFDQIARYNLTLNVPYLAVTNGLEHYYCTLDHENKKYNFLKSLPKLE
- a CDS encoding AMP nucleosidase; the encoded protein is MKNKEDIIKNWLPRYTGLELEQFGPYILLTNFDNYVSLFAEMTGATVTGLDKAMPSTTADGITMINFGMGSPNAATMMDLLGAIDPKGVLFLGKCGGLKKKNELGDLILPIAAIRGEGTSNDFFPPEVPALPAFSLQKAVSTTIRNHNLDYWTGTVYTTNRRVWEHDTKFKKYLRKTRAMAIDMETATLFSVGFCNEIPTGALLLVSDQPMIPQGVKTEESDKKVTGSFVREHVQIGIDALNEIKNEGLTVKHLRY
- the holA gene encoding DNA polymerase III subunit delta, whose product is MDQFNQIVHDLKAGKYAPIYFLMGDEPFFIDEVVRYIEDHALEESERSFNQSVLYGKETDIDTVVTEAKRFPMMAERQVVILKEAQHLRKWDALEHYVEQPQSTTVLVIAHKYKSFDKRKALFKKLTKSAAVVMESKQMYDDKVPGWVEQRVHQMGFSISFKAAALLVEFLGNDLGKISKELEKLAILLKPGQEITPTVIEENIGISKDYNNYELQNALGAGDVVKSNRIIDYFAADPGHHPVVLTLGVLYNFFSKLLIYHSLKDRSKGAVASALKVNPYFVSQYQQAAQRYPLRKSARIIGYLRETDVRSKGVGNVSTDPHDLLRELVFKILH
- a CDS encoding TonB-dependent receptor; protein product: MVNRLLRNGILTVGLVLLSLFAQAQDYGTLRGLVYERETGEPVMFANVILEGTTFGASTNIDGFFTIPKIPVGTYTALGLFIGYDSAAVEVTIEKDKITSEKFYLVESSVQLTTVEVSAERQEMKTEVRTSVNKVTAKEIETMPAVGGEPDLAQYLQVLPGVIFTGDQGGQLYIRGGAPVQNLTLLDGMVIYNPFHSIGFFSVFDTDIIRNADVYTGSMPAEYGGRTSSTMDVSIRDGNKNRLAGRVGASTFATKLMLEGPLRNNEKGSTTFLVSAKHSYLEETGKLLYDYASEDGLPFGFTDIYGKISSSNSTGSKFNLFGFNFTDRVNYEGVQEMNWNSYGAGSNFVLVPAASPFLMQGDFSFSNYAIELDEGDGLPRTSEVGGFNLGLDFTYFLPNEKQLEYGLDIQGFNTDFIFYNSLGRKIEQRQSTTELAGFLKYKWNTDRWVWDLGFRLHYYASLSAASPEPRVGVKYNATERLRIKASAGLFSQNLIAANSDRDVVNLFYGFLSGSDNIPDEFRGEEINNPLQKGRHVILGFEFDLAEKIDLNVEGYVKDFNQMTNINRKKIYDDNAANSDKPEYLRKDFIIETGLARGIDMTLKYSSKHVYLWFVYSLGKVTRTDEFQTYPPNFDRRHNINIVGTYRWGEDLAWEVNGRWNFGSGFPFTQTAGFYELLDFEDGINTDPTNTNGELGIVYDDLNGGRLPTYHRLDLGVKRTWEWGNYNKLEAVISVTNAYDRQNIFYFDRIEYERVDQVPILPSLGFTYSF
- a CDS encoding CTP synthase, whose amino-acid sequence is MSSTKYIFVTGGVTSSLGKGIISASLANLLQARGYSVTIQKFDPYINVDPGTLNPYEHGECYVTDDGAETDLDLGHYERFLNRPTSQANNVTTGRIYQSVIDKERKGEYLGKTVQVIPHITDEIKHRMMLLGKSGDYEIVITEIGGTVGDIESLPYIEAVRQLTWELGDNCMVIHLTLIPYLAATGELKTKPTQHSVKLLQESGVQPQILVCRTEHKLSEEIRNKLALFCNVKKEAVIESIDADTIYDVPLLMQEERLDEVVLKRLNLPSSTRPDMRDWKNFLHKLKNPDSEVKIGLVGKYVELKDAYKSIAEALIHSGSANECKVNVRWIHSEYLDGENVPIRLKGLDGIIVAPGFGERGLEGKLDAVRYARENNIPFLGICLGMQCAVIEYARNVAGLKDANSTEMNADTPHPVIALMEEQKKVINQGGTMRLGAFPCALEKGSTAAQVYGRTQISERHRHRFEFNNKYREQMEAAGMKCSGINDESGLVEIVELPDHPWFVGVQFHPEYKSTVERPAPLFIHLVKAAIAHKETKDGK